The sequence below is a genomic window from Pagrus major chromosome 20, Pma_NU_1.0.
gcacTGAGCAGCGTGTACGATCAGTTTTAAGGACACAAAGCAAGAACtgaaaaagataaattaaaagCTGGATGGCAACTTCTGGAATAAGgtgacaaaattaaaattacaagCTGGGTGGCTGCTTCTGGCGGCCACATTCAGTGTGAAACATAgtccagaaaaaaacacaacatccttGATTTCACCAAGTTGGGGAACAAGGCTACACAGTAATGCATATGGTAAGTCTTATTTTGTCTGTGCCACAAGCTGCTGGATGAGAgaaagctgcagctgcatcaacTGTTCCATGTGGTCAATCTGTGAAAGCAACAACATGCTCATTATTGACATTATCAAGCCGGACATAGCATGTACAAGATGACCATTATATCCTGGTTCTATCGAATTAGGATAACAGAAGTTTAAAGATGCTTTCTGTAAAACCAGCTCTGACCTTATTCTTCAGgctcagacagcagcagccagaCGTCTGAGGACCTGGGATTCAAATACAAAGTTGGGTGAATGCaatgttgaatattttgttaaatatatGATGTAATAGTAAGTAAAGACTAGCAACTGAATTCAAAAATCACACTGAAATTGTGACTTGACCAACCGTCGTGTATcactgaagtgtttttcttctgctgagGAGTCGAGGTTGCTGTCTCAGGGGGTGGGCCAGTGGTAGCGCTTGTACTATGGGTGTCAGGTGTGGATGGGCAGTCAGGCACAACCTTAGTGCTGGCAGCAGATGTGCTGCTAGCGGATGTGTTGGCAGCAGATGTGCTGCTATCGGTCTGCTCAACCTTCTGGGTGGTGGAGGGGCGAGGGTTACTCTTGGCCTGGGCCTGCAGTGCATCCAAGATCATGGCGGTGATGTTCCCCCCACCTGCCTCAGCATGCAGAGTGAGTGAAAGCACGTTAGCAGACCCATCGAAGGACTGGACAGTGGCGAGGACACCATTCAACAGCAGGCTTTTGaacaccagcagcagccccTCTGGCCACTCTGCAGGGAAGTGTTCCCCACCTAGAAACAGAGGCGAGAGGGCAAAGTGATGTGTGAGGGAGCGGTGTGATAAGGAGAACAACCCAGAGCAATTATAAAAAACACTTGTGGTGATAATTTTATGGAGAAGGAATGACATCCCTTTTGCCTTACCAGTGAGGGTGCAGCGAGTGATCTGAAAGGGAAGCTGCAGTAGATGTACGGGGATGGGCAGGACACGGGAGAACGGCACCTTCTCGGTGTTGCAGTAATCTGCATAGATGACACTCAATTCATTCTCGCCGACCTCCAGGACCACCGCACGGTACCAGTTATTGTCAGCTGAAAACAGAAATTAGAAGTCAAACCAGGGTGTTTCATTCCAGACCGATGCAAATACAGTATTTCCAGAACATATTCATGCATCTACAAAATGTTCAATGTTTTCAAAATGGTACCAAAATTCATAAAAGCCACCAATCTTCCAGATTTTTTCAGGCTTCctaaaaaaaagtcttgaatCAAGACATGACAAAGACGACTCTACCTACACCACAgtgcttaaaaaaataatgggCCTTTACCAGCTAAGACCCAACAGACAGCCCTGACAAATCCGTTAAAACAGACCCTGTTGTTAGCTGCGGAATGTATGCCAGGCTATAGTCTCCTCGCTGCATACTGTGTTTAAAGAAGAGCCGCTCCTACGATCGGCTGCACACGCGCTGTGTAATTACATCCACTAGCAGACACCAAATTACCAGCTTAGGTCTGCAGGGGCAACAACTGCAGGTGGGGTCTCGAGCACATTCATCGAGCAAACATAAAACCTGGATGGGAGAATGAGAGAAGGGAATACATAGTGCCAGGTTGTGTAAGAGGACTGGCTCAGCTGGTCCGTCCTGATGGGGTTTCTTGCCTGTAATCATTCAACGATGAGTGGGAATGATACTGCCTGTGTGATGGGGTTTTCCCCCGCTGACAGTATCTATTAAACTTTGGCTGCAATTTCCTTATAGACCATGATGTGGAAACTAATCGACCTTAACAGAACTCCAACAAGATTACATTGTTTTGTCAGAAGCTTGCTCACTTTGTCACCCACTTTTAATTTACCTGTCTGATACCTAGTGGTTTCAGGAGGTCATAGCAACGCCTAGAAACACTGAGCTTGGCTCGCTTACTCCATTCAAGTACAGTATTACTTATTATCACTGTGCCCTAAAATTGGTTTTGCCAGTTACTTCTAGATATTGCAAATAACTAATTTCCCctcaaaacaaaagttttgttGCTGCATGCCATAGCAGCACTTGTTTCAGTTTGGGCAGACACCTTATGTCTCTTTGGCATTGTTATATAAAGACCACTGATTAAAGTTTATCTCTGGACTTTTAATATACTATTAAAATACAGATTGTATTTATGAAATAATATGAGTGTTCCTCACCAGAGAACTGGGCACAGCAGGCGGCCCCGGGACCTGGTCTGCTCAGGACAGTTGAGGATAAAGAGGCCTGGTTGTTGCTGCAGTACGCAGCCAGCTCCATCATCACACCCTGAAGCTTCTGCTGATCCActgcacaacaacacaaagcaaTCACGATAGAAAggagatttaaaatgtttcaccaTTTGTGCATCTTCTTACGACAGAGAGGGATAAGAGTGAGTGTTCTGACCCTGGCTGGGACTGAGCAGGTAGAAGAGGGAAGGACTGATGACAGCTGGGATTAAAGGCTCAAAGGTCTTGTCGAGTGGCAGCTCCATTGTCTTCCAGTCCACTGGGAAAGATGGGGCTGAAGCAAGATTACAGCACACAATTTCAATTAGGCTCCTGAAATCATCAACCCATTACATTTCATCTTGAACACCTACACTCCAGCTGACCTTCTGATGGCGTTGCCGTCCCTTCAGTTGGTATCTCTTTGCAACTGGCTCCGGTCTGGCTGGAGGCTTGCGCCTGTTTTTGGCTGTGCtcattttcctttattttctcttgGTGTTCTGAGTCAGAGCCTGTGGTGCCATGTGTCTCTAAGGGAATCGCTCCAGGAGCTTTGGCTAGTTGCTCGGAAATTAGGGCAACCGCCACATCCTGCCCTCTGCTCTCCAGCTTCACATTGTAGCCTTGTTCAGAGACAGAAAGGACACGTGCAGACAGCTTTTCGCCATCCACCAGACTCTGGAACCACAGCAGGGCTTCACTGCTCCACTCTGACCCCGGGGGCTCCACACCtgaatccaaacacacacataacctTGTTTGATGTCTGGCCTTCTTTAATCCAACTTTTGAGAACAATCAAATCACAATTCTTCTATTGCTCAAATTTGTGCCAAATTTCCATCATGCTGTGAGAGTGATAACCATCCTCACATGGCTGAATATGCCAAAAAATGCCCTATTTTAATCTCATGTGGTCTGTAATACCACAGGTGATTTCAGCCATGTATTTACAATAAAGCCATATTTGGCTTTATATTTCGTTTGTCATGCGCACACGCTACCTGCAAGGCTGCAGCGAACAGCCTGGAAGGGTAGAGTCAGGTGTCGGGGTGTAATGGGTCGAAGGTTCTTATTTTCCACTTTCATGCAATATCCATAGTCCACAAAGTTCACAGACGCCTCGTCTTCAGACAGCTCGTTTACCATAGTACGATACCACGCTCCATCACCTGGGGAGCAAAAAGCACATCAAGTGCAACTAAATCTCCAAAAACAAATAAGAATAAAGACAATTCCGATGGTCAACGTCTGTTTGATGAGTTTCCTGACAGTGTGTACCACAGCGAGTGGTAAGGTAGATGGTCTCACCAGAGAACAAGGCGCAACAGGGCACCCCCACTTTGGGCACAAAAGGTGAGGTCTTCACCTCGCAGTGCTGTTTCAACTCTGCCCCGAGCTCTATCAGCCGCTGATGgtctggaaaacacacacatcacaataTTAACATCATCAAGTCTCATGTGCACATGTGAAATCATCAGAACCATGCTCTAGTATCATACACACTGCAGTGTTTCCCTTAGATTTCAGGGTTGCTTGCATTATTTTTGGAGATCAAAGATTTAAATACATGCAATAATGAACTGCAACTGTAGACCAACTATCAGATGAATTACTGCATTAAAGACACCAAACACAAAGTTGTCTACTCTTCTAATTTTGAGTGGCCAATACAACTTTACAAGATGAATTATACTGAACATCACTGATAATCAGCTAAGATGGTAAgataaaaaagacagacagcagtgtTACCATCAGCCAACACTGAGCTAATGCTGTCAAAAAACAATAATTGTGGCCCTCTAGGCTGAAGAAACAACAATACCTGTAGGATTGTCAATGCGGCAGTAAAACTCCTGAGGGTTCTCCACGACGCTGGCTAGCAGTGCCACTGTCTGGCCATCAGAGGGAAGCTCAGTATAAGACCACAGCAGAGGCTCACAGGCTGGGGCAGGCACTGAAGCACATTTCAGCACAAAAGTACATAAAACAGGcttatgtattttattgtcaaaataaaaatcctcAGTTCAAATCATTAAAATCTCAGTTAAAAGTAGTGGTTCAAACAGCTGCATAAAAATGCTCACGTCAATGAGTGATAAGTACTTTAACTGTGACTATGGTTTGATAGATAGAATGAGTACTTCTAAACAGTCTCAAAATAGTTACTTATAATATAATGATTACTTAAATCTATGATGAGTATTTCTTATGTTTTAACACTTTTATGTCAAAGTAATTGGGATTTATTTCACACTTCCCACCATGtggctctgcagcagcagtcGCTTTCTGCTCAACCTGTTGCTCACTGCTGGTGGTAACAGGAGCAGGAGCACTGAAACCAGCAGAGTTCAGCATCTCCACTGCATTGACCTGAGGGTCGCTGGCCTCGTCATACAGGTCCACCAACGCCTTGCCCTCGTGCACTCCCTGGATCTCGACACGTAGTATTCTGTGCAATACCATTTTCTGTAGGGCCATCACACAGTCCTGTGACCAGCTCTCCCCAACAGGCTGCACCCCTGGAAAGGAGCCCAaagacacattcagacacactgGGGGAGACTTCTTTTGAAAAGTTGAGTGACACTACAgctaaaggaaaggaaaacaattCAAACTCAAGTTCtaacatttaaaatttaaaagtaCTACCTGCTAGACCACAAGGCACAGCCTGCATGGGAAGGGCCAGTAGTGTAGGGCTGATCGGCCGCAGGTGGCCTAAATCCACCTCCTCAGAGTTGCCAAAATCGAGGTAGCCGACACAGACGCGTTCCTCCGATGAGTAAGCCAGAACTTCAGCCCTGTACCACTGCTTGTCCTCTAAAAGAagcacactgacagactgagcaTACACTCCAAGagaaaacttttattttaaaggcgGCACATGTCAACAGTTTGAGCAATCTGCATCATTTATTAACTTGTTTATTTCCAATACTATCTTATCTCTTTCTTTAGAGGATGGCATAACCAACCAGGCGTATTCTCATTAACCAAACTGTCACATCCTGCAAAGTGTATGTGTTGTACCTGAGAACTGGGCACAGCAAACTGTGCCAACGGCTGGTCTGAAGTTCTGCGGGGCGGGGACCTGACAGCAGTGTTCCCTCAGCTTCAACTGCAACTCTTGAATCACCCCTGCAGACCAAAAGCCCTCAGGTTAAAAATACATATCAAAGTCCAGAGCATTATGAGAACCAGAACAAATGCTTCTTACCAGCATTCTCCACCTTCTGTACAAGAATTTCACTCGGTGACTGCAAGTGGGTGACCACAGCAGAGAAGGAGTCACCCACTGCCTGTGTGATGGGCTCAGGCCGCTGAGCCCAGATGTTGTCATCCTTCCCATCAGAGAGACGCCTGAAGTTCTCCAAGGACGCACTCACCATGCCTTctgagaaaattaaaaaaaaaaaaaaaagtattttatttacaccCGGACAAATGTGGAGGAGCCATAACAGCCCTTAACAAAAAGAGGACTTGCATCACTCTAAATTGGtagcaaacacaaaacaaattcaGGAGCTGAAAAATCCCATCACGTTGCCAGAAGCAACATGCATTGCTTTATTTTTGCTGTGACACCTGTGATATGTGAATTAAACTACATGTAGGACTTTTGATACCTTAAAAATAAGTGTctatattaaatatttcagaGTGCAGTGTAACAGGGATTTCTAGTGATTTTCCTCAGTTTTGTCCTGTATGTTGCAGCCTTTGTCTGCAGACTGATTGGAGATGAGACAGTGAAGCCAACTCACTTATTTCTTGCTCAGTTGGTGTTGTGTTGACGGTTTCCTCTGCTGCATAACCATGTTCAAGGAGGAGTGTGCTCAGCTgctttcctgaaaaacacagggAGAGAGTTTTCTTATCTGGGTTTGAAATTCCACAAAACTCTTGCATGTGTTTCCCAATCACAAATTGCACCTCCCCCATCATAAATGGATTTTGCTTTTCAGCCTCCCTAACTTTATATAACCTACTGAGCCCCTTAAGACTGAAAAGTGATATATTTTATCTTGCGTACACAGGTTATGTGTATCTTGTGCAAGATAGAGAAAATATCATAATATTTCAGGACTTTAGGGGCTCTGTGATAACCTACCCATAGAAAGCAGGATATCCACAGTGTGGATGCGACCATGCTCTAATGTTTCCACCAGCTTCACAGTCACAGTCTTGCCGGCGAGCAGCTGTCTCACTGCAATACAGCACTCGCCTGACCAGTTGCCAGCCACTGGCACCACCCCAGCGATACGACACTCCATTGCCTAGAAGTAATAGATGCAAGTGCTAGGGTCATCACACCAGCTGTGAGACACCACAAACTGTCAGGGTTAATGTCAAATGACTTTGACAGTTGTCTGTGCATTATGAATATTCTtggaacaaaacattttgacatcCGTATGCCACATTggaatataaaaacattaatctAACTTCAATGGTGTGAATATACACTTACACATGGACAGAATGGTGGGATATTAGCAGCCAGGGGCCTGATCCTTTCCACAGGAACATCTTCTTCATTGCCAAAATCAATGTAAAGGACATTAGCCTTCTTCTGGTCAGTTGCCAAAGTCTGGGCGAGGCCCCGGTACCAGTTCTACAAGTAGAAAAATAGAGGCAAACACAAGTGTCAAAGTCATGGACTGCGCCAATGTGCATATTTGTGTACTTGTCTATCTTGTCAAATTGCTTGAGAAGGCCTCTGCTCACCAGGTCACAGGAGAACTGAACCGCGCACACCTCTCCAGCGCAGGGTATATATGTCGTCACTGATGGGCAGCTGTACGTTTTCTGAAGCTCTGTGCTGATGCTTTTCAGAACTTCCAGGAGTTCAGGGCTTTGTGCAAGAAGGAAAAACCTGCCAGGGCTGTAGAACTCTACAACAGATGCctaaaacaaagagagatttTGGTATTAATAACATTGGCTGGATCAGTCTT
It includes:
- the tdrd1 gene encoding tudor domain-containing protein 1, which encodes MRTTSPLFKHVRKAGTMYRSFSPNLLRPNLPLRKPSSSPMALGASPAPRLPTIPDVTPERPAPGPAGDGPKMPPFSRDISAVSGSVPPALTVYFCNYCGQQGNFRCKRCKKTPYCSVVCQTEDWKAHRHMCKPIDPEPVKEKPKETTASPVTGDRAGLLESKACGDAPSPQRVYLKDLQMTKVIMGTDIQASVVEFYSPGRFFLLAQSPELLEVLKSISTELQKTYSCPSVTTYIPCAGEVCAVQFSCDLNWYRGLAQTLATDQKKANVLYIDFGNEEDVPVERIRPLAANIPPFCPCAMECRIAGVVPVAGNWSGECCIAVRQLLAGKTVTVKLVETLEHGRIHTVDILLSMGKQLSTLLLEHGYAAEETVNTTPTEQEIKGMVSASLENFRRLSDGKDDNIWAQRPEPITQAVGDSFSAVVTHLQSPSEILVQKVENAGVIQELQLKLREHCCQVPAPQNFRPAVGTVCCAQFSEDKQWYRAEVLAYSSEERVCVGYLDFGNSEEVDLGHLRPISPTLLALPMQAVPCGLAGVQPVGESWSQDCVMALQKMVLHRILRVEIQGVHEGKALVDLYDEASDPQVNAVEMLNSAGFSAPAPVTTSSEQQVEQKATAAAEPHVPAPACEPLLWSYTELPSDGQTVALLASVVENPQEFYCRIDNPTDHQRLIELGAELKQHCEVKTSPFVPKVGVPCCALFSGDGAWYRTMVNELSEDEASVNFVDYGYCMKVENKNLRPITPRHLTLPFQAVRCSLAGVEPPGSEWSSEALLWFQSLVDGEKLSARVLSVSEQGYNVKLESRGQDVAVALISEQLAKAPGAIPLETHGTTGSDSEHQEKIKENEHSQKQAQASSQTGASCKEIPTEGTATPSEAPSFPVDWKTMELPLDKTFEPLIPAVISPSLFYLLSPSQVDQQKLQGVMMELAAYCSNNQASLSSTVLSRPGPGAACCAQFSADNNWYRAVVLEVGENELSVIYADYCNTEKVPFSRVLPIPVHLLQLPFQITRCTLTGGEHFPAEWPEGLLLVFKSLLLNGVLATVQSFDGSANVLSLTLHAEAGGGNITAMILDALQAQAKSNPRPSTTQKVEQTDSSTSAANTSASSTSAASTKVVPDCPSTPDTHSTSATTGPPPETATSTPQQKKNTSVIHDGPQTSGCCCLSLKNKIDHMEQLMQLQLSLIQQLVAQTK